A genomic segment from Bradyrhizobium sp. ISRA430 encodes:
- a CDS encoding mucoidy inhibitor MuiA family protein produces MRTIMKCLATTSLVLLTTAAALPAWAADVNATSAIDTVTVYPDGASVTRVITLDLSSGDSTLVAKDFPLSLDPSSLRVEGEAGAKLTIGTIDARPPRAAPPVNLPELDKRIEDLKDQRADLQGSIDAATARRKFAQHFAEASPAGLGDKGEARPITEWRAAFAAVAEEIATADTAIRDAARKQREIDRQIAQLEAERSAKPPSKLEVRIDVAAAAATKATLRVTYAVRSARWAPLYDARLDTGAKDRKPQLELVRRAEVTQSTGEDWSNVALGVSTVRIGRGGSAPELNSLIAQYPQVPKPLALGTASDLARAAPSFRQRSAQFEPMSKAAEAPERADEQQAVAEIGDFQATFKIPGRVSLGAAEGTKSLRIASMTVPADLAVRAAPVLDPTAFLEASFKQTDEATLLPGKVAIYRDGIFVGRGKISASAKDETVRLGFGADDKVKIERAVLKRNEGSAGLLVTTSKTDERAFKTTIRNGHDFPIHVAIEDQLPVSENEDIVVEMLPSTTPPTASNIRDRRGVLEWSFEAKPGEIKDINFAWRIRWPKDKGMVIVPAG; encoded by the coding sequence ATGCGCACGATTATGAAGTGTCTGGCGACGACGAGCCTGGTCCTTTTGACCACAGCGGCCGCATTGCCGGCCTGGGCCGCCGACGTGAACGCCACATCGGCCATCGATACCGTCACCGTTTACCCCGATGGCGCGAGCGTCACCCGCGTCATCACACTGGACCTCTCTTCCGGTGATAGCACGCTGGTCGCCAAGGACTTTCCGCTCTCGCTCGATCCGTCTTCGCTGCGGGTCGAGGGCGAAGCGGGGGCGAAGCTCACCATCGGCACCATCGATGCGCGGCCGCCTCGCGCGGCGCCACCCGTCAACCTGCCGGAGCTCGACAAGCGCATCGAAGACCTCAAGGATCAGCGCGCCGACCTGCAAGGGTCGATCGATGCGGCCACCGCCCGGCGCAAGTTCGCCCAGCACTTTGCCGAAGCCTCGCCGGCCGGTCTCGGCGACAAGGGCGAGGCTCGTCCGATCACGGAATGGCGCGCGGCTTTTGCTGCAGTGGCCGAGGAGATCGCCACCGCCGACACCGCGATCCGTGACGCCGCGCGAAAGCAGCGCGAGATCGATCGCCAGATCGCGCAACTCGAAGCCGAGCGCTCCGCCAAGCCGCCGAGCAAGCTCGAGGTGCGGATCGACGTTGCCGCAGCGGCCGCAACCAAGGCGACGCTACGGGTGACCTACGCCGTGCGCAGCGCGCGTTGGGCGCCGCTTTATGATGCGCGCCTCGACACCGGCGCCAAGGATCGCAAGCCGCAGTTGGAGCTGGTCCGCCGCGCCGAAGTCACGCAATCGACCGGCGAGGACTGGTCCAATGTCGCGCTCGGCGTCTCCACCGTCCGCATCGGCCGCGGCGGCAGCGCGCCGGAGCTGAACTCACTGATCGCGCAGTATCCGCAAGTGCCGAAGCCGCTGGCCCTGGGCACGGCCTCGGACCTGGCGCGGGCCGCGCCGAGCTTCCGCCAGCGTTCGGCGCAATTCGAACCTATGTCCAAAGCCGCCGAGGCGCCCGAGCGCGCCGACGAGCAGCAGGCGGTGGCCGAGATCGGCGACTTCCAGGCGACCTTCAAGATTCCGGGGCGCGTCAGCCTCGGCGCCGCGGAGGGCACCAAGAGCCTGCGTATCGCCTCGATGACGGTGCCCGCCGATCTCGCGGTGCGCGCCGCGCCGGTGCTGGATCCAACCGCCTTCCTCGAAGCCAGCTTCAAGCAGACCGATGAGGCGACGCTATTGCCTGGCAAGGTCGCGATCTATCGCGACGGCATCTTCGTCGGCCGCGGCAAGATCTCGGCCTCCGCCAAGGACGAGACCGTGCGGCTCGGCTTCGGCGCCGACGACAAGGTCAAGATCGAGCGCGCGGTGCTCAAGCGCAACGAAGGCTCGGCCGGCCTGCTCGTCACGACGTCGAAGACCGACGAACGCGCGTTCAAGACCACCATCCGCAACGGTCATGATTTCCCGATTCACGTCGCGATCGAGGATCAATTGCCGGTCAGCGAGAACGAGGACATCGTCGTCGAGATGCTGCCTTCGACCACGCCGCCGACCGCAAGCAATATCCGCGACAGGCGCGGCGTGCTGGAATGGTCGTTCGAAGCCAAGCCCGGCGAGATCAAGGACATCAACTTCGCCTGGCGCATCCGCTGGCCGAAGGACAAGGGCATGGTGATCGTGCCGGCGGGATAG
- a CDS encoding C-terminal binding protein, producing MPKYRVVTPKGASFTVAGSDYSYEREALDPIDAEIVEAPANEAEFIAAAKTADAIYAKGMPITKTVIDALENCKVITLGSVGVDSVDVKAATARGIPVTNIPDTFIEEVADHAMMLLLAGFRRLVEQDRMVRTGRWAEGRPALLKIPRLMGQTLGFISFGRVARAVAKRAAPFGLRMMAYDPFIQETLMYDHGVMPATLNEVLSQSDFVSMHAPARPEVHHMLTEKHFRQMKKGSIFINTGRGATVDEESLIKALQEGWIAHAALDVLEKEPPSHNNPLLDMENVTLTAHVASASARFDEARKRRVGYELSLVLQGMWPVSCVNPSVLQDTALRRWQPVSMDRGPNS from the coding sequence ATGCCGAAATACAGGGTGGTGACGCCGAAGGGCGCGAGCTTCACGGTCGCCGGCAGCGATTATTCGTACGAGCGCGAGGCGCTCGATCCGATCGACGCCGAGATCGTCGAGGCGCCGGCCAACGAGGCCGAGTTCATTGCAGCCGCAAAGACCGCCGACGCCATCTATGCCAAGGGCATGCCGATCACCAAGACCGTCATCGACGCACTGGAGAACTGCAAGGTCATCACGCTCGGCTCGGTCGGAGTCGACAGCGTCGACGTGAAGGCCGCAACAGCGCGCGGCATTCCCGTCACCAACATCCCCGACACCTTCATCGAGGAAGTTGCCGACCACGCCATGATGCTGCTGCTCGCCGGCTTCCGCCGCCTGGTCGAGCAGGACCGGATGGTGCGCACCGGCCGCTGGGCCGAGGGCAGGCCTGCGCTGCTCAAGATCCCGCGGCTGATGGGCCAGACGCTCGGCTTCATCTCCTTCGGCCGCGTGGCGCGTGCAGTTGCGAAACGCGCAGCTCCCTTCGGCCTGCGCATGATGGCCTACGATCCCTTCATCCAGGAAACGCTGATGTACGATCACGGCGTGATGCCGGCGACGCTGAACGAGGTGTTGTCGCAATCCGACTTCGTCTCGATGCACGCGCCGGCTCGGCCCGAGGTGCATCACATGCTGACCGAGAAGCATTTTCGCCAGATGAAGAAGGGCTCCATCTTCATCAACACCGGCCGCGGCGCCACCGTGGACGAGGAAAGCCTGATCAAGGCGTTGCAGGAGGGGTGGATCGCGCACGCCGCGCTCGACGTGCTGGAGAAGGAGCCGCCGTCGCACAACAATCCCCTGCTCGACATGGAGAACGTGACCCTGACCGCCCATGTCGCCTCGGCCTCGGCACGCTTCGACGAAGCGCGCAAGCGCCGCGTGGGCTACGAATTGTCACTGGTGCTTCAGGGCATGTGGCCGGTAAGCTGCGTCAATCCGTCGGTGCTGCAAGACACCGCGCTCCGCCGCTGGCAGCCTGTCAGCATGGACCGCGGGCCGAACAGCTAG
- a CDS encoding methyl-accepting chemotaxis protein, with protein sequence MKLSNLKIAPKLGILVGVTLFGLCISGVLAGYLMKREMVHARIDQTKAIVELARNYAATLMKRVNAGEMTKDAALAELRRYGNAMTYDKGSGYLFGTTYDGITQLAPDPKQIGANRMDVETNGRKLSREIMDGVKAHGDILLFYEYVKPGQEKPIRKLGYAVAVPGFEMYLGTGAYLDDIDEKMGPVYWLLGLSVLGIVIVAGSVAWLLGRSISHPLALLGTRMKELVDGKLEGDIPGVGRGDEVGAMASTVQIFKDNAIRIRDLEQTEAQAKERAAAERRSAMEDIASDFERSVNGIVRSVSSAAAGMQTTAQSMTATASDASARAATVGAASQKASGNVGTVAAAAEELSSSVAEISRQVTRSTEVASKAVSDAERTNATVQVLSSGAEKIGEVVKLIHSIAAQTNLLALNATIEAARAGESGRGFAVVASEVKALANQTAKATEEISAQVAAMQTSTSDAVSAIAGITQTIAEMSEITAGISASIEQQGEATREIARNIQSVAAGSSEINAHIGSVTSAAEATGSAATDVLSNARELDNQSGALRSAVDGFLAKVRAA encoded by the coding sequence GTGAAGTTGAGCAATCTGAAGATCGCCCCCAAGCTCGGCATTCTTGTCGGCGTCACCTTGTTCGGTCTGTGCATCTCCGGGGTTCTCGCCGGTTATCTGATGAAGCGCGAGATGGTGCATGCGCGCATCGATCAGACCAAGGCCATCGTCGAGCTGGCCCGCAACTACGCGGCAACCTTGATGAAGCGGGTCAACGCCGGCGAAATGACGAAGGATGCCGCGCTCGCGGAACTCCGCCGTTACGGCAATGCGATGACCTACGACAAGGGCTCCGGATATCTGTTCGGCACCACCTATGACGGCATCACGCAGCTCGCGCCCGATCCGAAGCAGATCGGCGCCAACCGCATGGACGTCGAGACCAACGGGCGAAAGCTCTCCCGTGAGATCATGGATGGCGTCAAGGCCCACGGCGATATCCTTCTCTTCTATGAATATGTGAAGCCCGGCCAGGAGAAGCCGATCCGCAAGCTCGGCTACGCCGTCGCGGTCCCCGGTTTCGAGATGTATCTCGGCACCGGCGCCTATCTCGACGACATCGACGAGAAGATGGGGCCGGTCTACTGGCTGCTCGGCCTCTCCGTGCTCGGCATCGTGATCGTCGCCGGCAGCGTCGCCTGGCTGCTCGGCCGCAGCATCAGTCATCCGCTGGCGCTGCTCGGCACGCGCATGAAGGAGCTTGTCGACGGCAAGCTCGAGGGCGACATCCCCGGCGTCGGCCGCGGCGACGAGGTTGGCGCGATGGCGTCGACCGTCCAGATCTTCAAGGACAACGCGATTCGCATCCGCGACCTCGAGCAGACCGAGGCTCAGGCCAAAGAGCGCGCCGCGGCGGAACGACGCAGCGCGATGGAAGATATCGCCAGCGACTTCGAACGCAGCGTCAACGGCATCGTCCGCTCGGTCTCCTCGGCCGCGGCCGGCATGCAGACCACGGCGCAGTCGATGACCGCCACCGCGAGCGACGCCAGCGCGCGGGCCGCGACCGTCGGTGCGGCTTCGCAAAAGGCTTCCGGCAATGTCGGCACGGTTGCGGCCGCCGCCGAAGAATTGTCGAGTTCGGTCGCGGAAATCTCCCGCCAGGTGACGCGGTCCACGGAAGTTGCGAGCAAGGCCGTCAGCGATGCCGAGCGCACCAACGCCACAGTGCAGGTGCTCTCCTCCGGCGCCGAGAAGATCGGCGAGGTGGTCAAGCTGATTCACTCGATCGCGGCGCAGACCAACCTCTTGGCGCTCAACGCCACCATCGAGGCGGCGCGTGCCGGCGAATCCGGTCGCGGCTTCGCGGTCGTCGCCTCCGAGGTCAAGGCGCTCGCCAACCAGACCGCCAAGGCGACCGAGGAAATCTCGGCCCAGGTCGCGGCGATGCAGACCTCGACCAGCGACGCAGTGTCCGCCATCGCCGGCATCACCCAGACCATCGCCGAGATGAGCGAGATCACCGCCGGCATTTCGGCATCCATCGAGCAGCAGGGCGAGGCCACGCGCGAGATCGCCCGCAACATCCAGTCGGTCGCGGCCGGCTCGAGCGAGATCAACGCCCATATCGGCAGCGTCACCTCGGCTGCGGAGGCGACGGGCAGCGCGGCCACCGACGTGCTCTCCAACGCCCGCGAGTTGGACAACCAGTCCGGTGCGCTGCGCAGCGCGGTCGACGGCTTCCTCGCCAAGGTGCGGGCGGCGTAA
- a CDS encoding AraC family transcriptional regulator, which yields MTDLIRSAGLTYYPEVARSVGLDPRQMMRKVRLPLACLDKPDIPIAVSGLRRLLELSADVSGAEDFGLRLAERGGLTNFGSVGLIVREQATIGDAIDAFSRFIHVHHDGMKLDVVRNRTTVTVTLHLRGRQPSASRQSIDMALGSIHRIIQSLFGHDWRPQEVHLHYPPPRDRQRYREFFGCPVTFNAGDDAILLSAHDMDRRIPSAHPLIASYLRKRIEAIEMRPASWEQKVDEVVRTLLASGDCTVERVAEHLACTRRTIHRRLAEAGTSFSAILDARRAELVIQLIEAPGRPLSAIATQLGFSAQSAMARWFRSRFGCTITEWRRGVRPQASTATAA from the coding sequence ATGACCGACCTCATTCGCAGCGCAGGCCTGACCTATTACCCGGAGGTCGCCCGGTCGGTGGGGCTCGACCCCAGGCAGATGATGCGCAAGGTCCGCCTTCCGCTGGCCTGCCTCGACAAGCCCGATATTCCCATTGCTGTCTCGGGGCTCCGTCGCCTGCTCGAACTGTCGGCAGACGTATCCGGTGCCGAGGATTTCGGCTTGCGCCTCGCCGAACGTGGCGGCCTGACCAATTTCGGCTCCGTCGGCCTGATCGTGCGCGAGCAGGCCACGATCGGCGATGCGATCGACGCATTCTCGCGGTTCATCCACGTCCATCACGACGGCATGAAGCTCGACGTCGTGCGCAACAGGACGACCGTGACCGTCACGCTGCATTTGCGTGGCCGGCAGCCGAGCGCCTCGCGCCAGTCCATCGACATGGCACTGGGCAGCATCCACCGCATCATCCAGTCGCTGTTCGGTCATGACTGGCGCCCGCAGGAAGTGCATCTGCACTATCCGCCGCCTCGCGACCGCCAGCGCTACCGCGAATTCTTCGGCTGCCCCGTGACCTTCAACGCCGGCGACGATGCGATCCTGCTGTCGGCCCACGACATGGACCGCCGGATCCCGAGCGCGCATCCGCTGATCGCGAGCTATCTGCGCAAGCGGATCGAGGCGATCGAGATGCGGCCCGCTAGCTGGGAGCAGAAGGTCGACGAAGTCGTGCGCACCCTGCTCGCCAGCGGCGACTGCACCGTCGAACGCGTGGCGGAGCACCTCGCCTGCACCCGCCGCACCATCCACCGCCGCCTCGCCGAAGCCGGAACCAGCTTCTCGGCCATCCTGGACGCGCGCCGCGCCGAGCTCGTGATCCAGTTGATCGAGGCCCCCGGCCGGCCGCTGTCGGCGATCGCCACACAGCTCGGCTTCTCCGCGCAAAGCGCCATGGCGCGCTGGTTCCGGAGCCGCTTCGGCTGCACCATCACCGAATGGCGCAGGGGCGTGCGGCCGCAGGCCTCAACGGCGACGGCGGCCTAA
- a CDS encoding esterase-like activity of phytase family protein — MRATFLASVATILLAASPALAQNEGEFPAKLAGHVVMPAESFIDAPADAPADLKTSGKYTTGKRVDALGTVMGKSYERPTGVSLPFKGQPLQGHSGIKSMGDGTFWVITDNGMGARANSPDSMLYLNRYKMDWASGKIERLETVFLHDPDKKVPFRIMHEDTQKRYLTGSDFDTEGFQIIGDAFWIGDEFGPYILKADKTGKILGVFETVADGKPVRSPDHWAVQTPGAPGATYTNVNLRRSKGFEGFASSKDGKFLYGLLEGPLWEADKKDWEKVDGKEASRILEFDVAAEKFTGRYWQYVFEQNGNAIGDFNMIDPSAGLVIERDNGEGTPDKACPQGARGENCFPDVAKFKRIYKIELSDANVGKPVRKIGYVDLLKIRDPDKQAKKPLNDGVYTFPFFTIENVDRVDETHIIVGNDNNLPFSSSRDPNKADDDEFMLLEVADFLKAK, encoded by the coding sequence ATGCGCGCGACCTTTCTCGCTTCCGTCGCAACCATCCTTCTCGCCGCGAGCCCCGCGCTCGCGCAGAACGAAGGCGAATTCCCCGCCAAGCTCGCCGGCCACGTGGTGATGCCGGCCGAATCGTTCATCGACGCGCCGGCGGATGCGCCGGCCGATCTCAAGACCTCCGGCAAATACACCACGGGCAAGCGCGTCGACGCGCTCGGCACCGTGATGGGCAAGTCCTATGAGCGGCCGACCGGCGTGTCGCTGCCGTTCAAGGGCCAGCCGCTGCAGGGCCATTCCGGCATCAAGTCGATGGGTGACGGCACTTTCTGGGTCATCACCGACAACGGCATGGGCGCGCGCGCCAACTCGCCGGATTCGATGCTGTACCTGAACCGCTACAAAATGGATTGGGCCAGCGGCAAGATCGAGCGGCTTGAGACGGTGTTCCTGCACGATCCCGACAAAAAGGTGCCGTTCCGCATCATGCATGAGGACACGCAGAAGCGCTACCTCACCGGCTCCGACTTCGACACCGAAGGTTTTCAGATCATCGGCGATGCCTTCTGGATCGGCGACGAGTTCGGCCCCTACATCCTGAAGGCCGACAAGACCGGCAAGATCCTCGGCGTGTTCGAGACCGTCGCCGACGGCAAGCCGGTGCGCTCGCCCGATCACTGGGCGGTGCAGACGCCGGGCGCGCCGGGCGCGACCTACACCAATGTCAATCTGCGCCGCTCCAAGGGTTTTGAGGGCTTTGCCTCCTCCAAGGACGGCAAGTTCCTCTATGGCCTGCTCGAGGGCCCGCTGTGGGAGGCCGACAAGAAGGATTGGGAGAAGGTCGACGGCAAGGAAGCCTCGCGCATCCTCGAATTCGACGTCGCCGCGGAGAAGTTCACCGGCCGCTACTGGCAGTATGTGTTCGAGCAGAACGGCAACGCCATCGGCGACTTCAACATGATCGATCCGAGCGCCGGCCTCGTCATCGAGCGCGACAACGGCGAAGGCACGCCCGACAAGGCCTGTCCGCAAGGCGCCCGCGGCGAGAACTGCTTTCCTGACGTCGCCAAGTTCAAACGCATCTACAAGATCGAGCTGTCGGACGCCAACGTCGGCAAGCCCGTGCGCAAGATCGGCTATGTCGATCTCTTGAAGATCAGGGATCCCGACAAGCAGGCTAAGAAGCCGCTCAACGACGGCGTCTACACCTTCCCGTTCTTCACCATCGAGAACGTCGACCGCGTCGACGAGACCCACATCATCGTCGGCAACGACAACAACCTGCCGTTCTCGTCGAGCCGCGATCCCAACAAGGCCGACGACGACGAGTTCATGCTGCTCGAGGTCGCCGACTTCCTGAAGGCGAAGTAA
- a CDS encoding sugar ABC transporter permease: MSVTTLSSPALALRQPSWLVRLFDYKPFLIVMCLAPAIGLLAVFLTYPLGLGIWLAFTDTTIGRRGVYVGLENFQYLLTDPLWWSAVFYSVFYTAVATFGKFALGFWLALLLNNQFPFKSLLRAIVLLPWIVPTVLSALAFWWIYDPQFSIISYLLVDVLHWRSSNIDFLGSAWPARFSLIAANIWRGIPFVAISLLAGLQTISPSLYEAAMLDGASAWQRFRYITFPMMMPILAIVMTFSIIFTFTDFQLVYAITRGGPVNSTHLLATLAFQRGIAGGELGEGAAIAVSMIPFLVFATLFSYFGLARRKWQQGEGND; this comes from the coding sequence ATGTCCGTGACCACACTCTCCTCTCCTGCCCTCGCGCTGCGGCAGCCGTCGTGGCTGGTGCGGCTGTTCGACTACAAGCCGTTCCTGATCGTGATGTGCCTCGCGCCCGCGATCGGGCTGCTCGCCGTCTTCCTCACCTATCCCCTCGGCCTCGGCATCTGGCTCGCCTTCACCGACACCACGATCGGACGGCGCGGCGTCTATGTCGGCCTCGAGAACTTCCAGTATCTGCTCACCGATCCCCTGTGGTGGAGCGCGGTGTTCTACAGCGTGTTCTATACGGCGGTGGCGACCTTCGGGAAGTTCGCGCTCGGCTTCTGGCTGGCGCTGCTGCTCAACAACCAGTTTCCGTTCAAGAGCCTGCTCCGCGCCATCGTGCTGTTGCCCTGGATCGTGCCGACCGTGCTCTCGGCGCTGGCGTTCTGGTGGATCTACGATCCGCAGTTCTCGATCATCTCCTATCTCCTGGTCGACGTGCTGCATTGGCGCTCGAGCAACATCGACTTCCTCGGATCGGCCTGGCCGGCGCGCTTCTCGCTGATCGCCGCCAACATCTGGCGCGGCATTCCCTTCGTCGCGATCTCGTTGCTGGCCGGCCTGCAGACCATCTCGCCATCGCTCTACGAGGCCGCGATGCTCGACGGCGCCAGCGCCTGGCAGCGCTTCCGCTACATCACCTTCCCGATGATGATGCCGATCCTCGCCATCGTCATGACCTTCTCGATCATCTTCACCTTTACCGACTTCCAGCTCGTCTATGCCATCACCCGCGGCGGGCCGGTGAACTCGACGCACCTCCTGGCCACCCTCGCCTTCCAGCGCGGCATCGCCGGCGGCGAGCTCGGCGAGGGTGCGGCGATCGCGGTCTCGATGATCCCGTTCCTGGTGTTCGCGACGCTGTTCTCCTATTTCGGTCTCGCACGCCGCAAATGGCAGCAGGGAGAGGGCAATGACTGA
- a CDS encoding extracellular solute-binding protein, giving the protein MRNDLTRRDALALGLSAAALAATGAAAQTTPSPIKAADVPAPKLPVEKGATLRMLRPVRFVQPDEDVFRANAKRFTDATGVEVKVDFVGWEDIAQQTAVTANSGAGPDIIIGFSDAPHIYVDKLIELTDVADYLGKRYGGWLPLAQKYGMKSKSESWIGLPFGATAGPLIYRKSILQSVGFDKVPEDHAGVVDLCRKLHKAGKPAGFALGNAKGDGNGFANWALWSHNASLLDEDGKVVINSKETIAALNWVKELYPTFIAGTPSWNDVSNNRAYSSEEISLTANGVSLYFSLKNDPATRAIAEDSEHQLLPKGNAKISPMAGLTLNAMVFKHSPYPNAAKAFLQFMLEKDQYEPWLNANSGYWAQPLAAYAEAKVWTEDPKVAIFKNTMNSTYYDGYKGPISSATGAVSADYVLVQMCASVATGAATPEQAAAEAERRCKRYFRR; this is encoded by the coding sequence ATGAGGAACGACCTCACACGTCGTGACGCCTTGGCGCTGGGCCTGTCCGCTGCGGCGCTCGCCGCAACCGGTGCTGCGGCGCAAACAACACCATCTCCGATCAAAGCCGCCGATGTTCCGGCGCCGAAGCTGCCGGTCGAGAAGGGCGCAACCTTGCGCATGCTGCGCCCGGTCCGCTTCGTGCAGCCGGACGAGGACGTATTCCGCGCCAACGCCAAGCGCTTCACCGACGCGACTGGCGTCGAGGTGAAGGTCGACTTCGTCGGCTGGGAAGACATCGCCCAGCAGACCGCGGTGACCGCGAACTCCGGCGCCGGCCCGGACATCATCATCGGCTTCTCCGACGCGCCGCATATCTATGTCGACAAGCTGATCGAGCTCACCGACGTCGCCGACTATCTTGGCAAGCGCTACGGCGGCTGGCTGCCGCTGGCGCAGAAGTACGGCATGAAGAGCAAGAGCGAGTCCTGGATCGGACTGCCGTTCGGCGCCACTGCCGGTCCCCTGATCTACCGCAAGTCGATCCTGCAATCGGTCGGCTTCGACAAGGTTCCGGAGGATCACGCCGGCGTTGTCGACCTCTGCCGCAAGCTGCACAAGGCCGGCAAGCCGGCCGGCTTCGCGCTCGGCAATGCCAAGGGCGACGGCAACGGCTTCGCCAACTGGGCGCTGTGGTCGCACAATGCCTCGCTGCTCGACGAGGATGGCAAGGTCGTCATCAACAGCAAGGAGACGATCGCCGCGCTGAACTGGGTCAAGGAGCTGTACCCGACCTTCATCGCCGGCACGCCGTCATGGAACGACGTCAGCAACAATCGTGCTTACTCGTCGGAGGAGATCTCGCTGACTGCCAACGGCGTCTCGCTGTACTTCTCGCTGAAGAACGATCCGGCGACCCGTGCCATTGCGGAGGACAGCGAGCATCAGTTGCTGCCGAAGGGCAACGCGAAGATCTCGCCGATGGCGGGTCTGACGCTGAACGCGATGGTGTTCAAGCACAGCCCGTATCCCAACGCGGCCAAGGCGTTCCTGCAGTTCATGCTGGAGAAGGACCAGTATGAGCCGTGGCTCAACGCCAACTCCGGCTACTGGGCCCAGCCGCTGGCCGCCTACGCCGAGGCCAAGGTCTGGACCGAAGATCCAAAGGTCGCGATCTTCAAGAACACGATGAACAGCACCTATTACGATGGCTACAAGGGGCCGATCTCCTCGGCGACCGGCGCCGTCAGCGCCGATTACGTGCTGGTGCAGATGTGTGCCTCCGTCGCGACCGGCGCGGCGACGCCGGAACAGGCGGCCGCCGAGGCGGAGCGCCGCTGCAAGCGGTACTTCCGGCGGTGA
- a CDS encoding response regulator — translation MLGNVLSRGEVFVIDTDAALREQLSLALQQNAYDVICFADGASLLSEAKARMPACVLLEMPSDRSGLDVLKRLREENCMAPVLVTSANGSIAMAVDAIKSGAFDFIEKPFRTHDIVERIDAAIDEFVPPTPNRQRWLAGCEPLTERESDVLEHLAAGLTNKEIARRMQLSARTVEGYRATILRKAGARNVTDLLRRIYGQGTVNQS, via the coding sequence ATGCTAGGGAACGTGCTTTCCAGGGGTGAGGTATTCGTCATCGACACCGATGCGGCATTGCGTGAACAACTCTCACTCGCGCTTCAGCAGAATGCGTATGACGTGATCTGCTTTGCCGACGGCGCGTCCCTGCTGTCGGAAGCGAAGGCGCGGATGCCAGCCTGCGTGCTCCTGGAGATGCCGTCCGATCGCTCCGGCCTCGACGTGCTCAAGCGCTTGCGCGAGGAGAATTGCATGGCGCCGGTGCTGGTGACGTCGGCGAACGGCAGCATCGCCATGGCGGTTGACGCAATCAAGAGCGGCGCGTTCGACTTCATCGAGAAGCCGTTCCGCACGCATGACATCGTCGAGCGGATCGATGCTGCGATCGACGAATTTGTACCGCCGACGCCGAACCGTCAGCGCTGGCTGGCCGGGTGCGAGCCTCTGACCGAGCGCGAAAGCGACGTGCTCGAGCATCTCGCCGCCGGCTTGACCAACAAGGAGATCGCTCGCCGGATGCAACTGAGCGCGCGCACGGTCGAGGGCTACCGCGCCACCATCCTCAGAAAGGCCGGCGCCAGGAACGTGACCGATCTGCTCCGCCGCATCTACGGCCAGGGTACGGTTAATCAAAGCTAA
- a CDS encoding carbohydrate ABC transporter permease has protein sequence MTDTAAQPSAVGNAAPDTMAWDSGLRRLMMIYLPLGCFVLILLFPFYWMAITSFKPNAELMNYRDHNPFWISSPTLAHIKHLLFDTAYPRWLKTTMLVAIGSTTLSLIASTLAAYAIERLRFRGSPYVGLGIYLAYLVPPSILFIPLATVVVQFGLFDSPMALILVYPTFLVPFCTWLLIGYFKSIPYELEECALVDGATRLQILRRITLPLAVPGLISAGIFSFTLSWNEFIYALAFIQSGANKTVPVAILTELVTGDVYQWGALMAGSLLGSLPVAIFYSLFVDYYVSSLTGAVKE, from the coding sequence ATGACTGACACCGCCGCGCAACCGTCCGCCGTCGGCAACGCCGCGCCCGACACCATGGCCTGGGATTCCGGGCTGCGGCGGCTGATGATGATCTACCTGCCGCTCGGCTGCTTCGTGCTGATCCTCTTGTTTCCGTTCTACTGGATGGCGATCACGTCGTTCAAGCCGAACGCGGAGCTGATGAACTACAGGGATCACAACCCGTTCTGGATCTCCTCGCCGACACTCGCCCACATCAAGCATCTGTTGTTCGACACCGCCTATCCGCGCTGGTTGAAGACGACGATGCTGGTCGCGATCGGCTCGACCACGCTGTCCCTGATCGCCAGCACGCTCGCGGCCTACGCCATCGAGCGCTTGCGCTTCCGCGGCAGCCCCTATGTCGGCCTCGGCATCTATCTCGCCTATCTGGTGCCGCCGTCGATCTTGTTCATTCCGCTCGCCACCGTCGTGGTGCAGTTCGGCCTGTTCGACAGCCCGATGGCGCTGATCCTGGTCTATCCGACCTTCCTGGTGCCGTTCTGCACCTGGCTCCTGATCGGCTATTTCAAGTCGATCCCCTACGAGCTCGAGGAATGCGCGCTGGTCGACGGCGCCACAAGGCTACAGATCCTGCGGCGGATCACGCTGCCGCTCGCCGTGCCCGGCCTGATCTCGGCCGGCATCTTCTCCTTCACCCTGTCCTGGAACGAGTTCATCTACGCCCTCGCCTTCATCCAGAGCGGCGCGAACAAGACCGTGCCGGTCGCGATCCTGACCGAGCTCGTCACCGGCGACGTCTATCAGTGGGGCGCGCTGATGGCGGGATCGCTGCTCGGCTCGCTGCCGGTTGCGATCTTCTACTCGCTGTTTGTGGACTACTACGTGTCCTCGCTGACCGGCGCGGTAAAGGAGTAG